A segment of the Solanum lycopersicum chromosome 9, SLM_r2.1 genome:
ATAATTTTGCAAAGTAAATAGTATGATACTTCTGCAGAATGTATCATTgctaattaaatagtatgataCTTCTACAGAATGTATCATGTTATTATAATATAGTTATGACTGATACATACTTGATAAATAGTTTAAGATTTTTACCTCATCAGACCAACATTTGTTTGGCTGTGACATGGCATAAAACCAATTCTTGTTCATTGGGAAagcaacaacaaagtccatcatcataaattcaaaagaagaagattttgaTCTGTATTTATCGTCCAATGGGTTCCTGCATATATGATACATAAGTTTTGAATATATGTACATGATACATAACACTCacttaattacaatttttatataacaaagtatcatgaattagttatataaaaaataattagaccTAACACTTgcaaaaataatgtataaaacttacttattgttatgattttttagaaGCCCCCTTGACAACCAATTCATGTAATCCTCAGTAAGTTTCGCCGAAACTTGATCTGTAATGCAACATTCTTCGAACGGGAAATGGAGTCGAGTCATatccttcaatttctcttttcccTTCTCGCTTGACCCAAAAAAAGTACAATATGGAGATTGAATCCTTCTCGAAGGCATTCTATTTCTATGCGTAGGAGTGACTGAATCGGTTTTAACAGCAATCTCCATTATTGGAATATCAGTGGGTAATTGACTGTCGCTAGTTATATTCTGCGGATTGTAAGAATATAATGGTCTAGCATTAGTAGGATCTTTACCCAAATCTTTGATAAGCGCATCTATTGCTGCTTGAGTTGATGGCGATATTGTTGTTGAAATGGAAGATTCCTGTATAATATGatgtaatgatttttaaaataaatttgtgtgtaatgaaattgtgtgtcataaatcaaaattgaaaaatctaaCGATGCATCCATTGTTGTTTTTTCGGGTAAAACATGAGGGATGTTGTGTTGAACATTGTCATCAACATCTTGCTCCATGATATGTTCATTTAAATCTTGGTGCGATTGATGTGCGTCACCATCCTGAATATgcagttttgaaataaaaattgttaatataatttgtgCTGATACGTAACATTGATTATAATCACATGATACACAGTCTTGAGTAAATGTGCATGATACATGAcagaatttaaaatgaaaaagaaagtgtCCATGATACATAGCATTGACTATATGTGCATGATACACGACATacattaaaatggaaaaataaagtGTCCAATGTATCATAAACATTACCTTTGGAGTATCACTGACTAGTTGTTCACCCTCATTTACGGAAACACCAACACCATCCACAGCGACATCCCCTGCATCCTCGACGATTTGATGTTCACCATTTTTACCAGAAAAACCAACAACATCCTCTGCTACACCAGACATATCAGAAAGATCAATTGGTATTTGCTGAGATGTTTGTTTGTCAGACTGAAATGTGCTTGTATTAGCctgaaaatttatgtttttcttgcCTATAGATTACATCAGCTGGGAGTGATTTGCttttatcaatataatcagTTCCTCAAATTTCTTGTCAGCCTACAAATTGTAGATACatttaggataaaaaaatttgtttaaaaataacaaaataatttacttacATAAGTTTTCAAATGTCCTTTCAACTCTTCAATATGTGGATTTATATTGTTGACATTCTGTGAATCTGCAGACCCATGAACATCGGCAGCAAGGTTCGGAGACACGTCTGGAACAGAACCATGTACATCAGCAGTCGATTTTGGTGACACGTGTGGAATAGAACCATGTACATCATCAACATTCGAACTTGGAGGAAGATTTGACATGGAAACATGTACATCATCATCCGGTATCAGAGACACATTTGATTGATCAGGCTGGTTATGTTCtgacaccttttttttttgaataatccctttttttcttctttttggcgGTGGTGGAGGAGATGTATCAGACACTCTAGAATATGTCCTCAATAACTGTTCGGGAGGTTTTGTGTAGAAATTATCAAAATCATCTTCCTCATTTGGTTGTACTAATGGTAGTGATGAAGAATGAGCATGTTCAACTTGAGCAAGGTCAAAAGCTTCAATTTCCTCTGCTGTTGGGGCAATGTTTGAACATGCATTCTGAATGTATCACAACACATAAGATAGTTTAACtgttaatacaataatatttcataatgtATCACAAGACATAAATAACGATATtccatatacaaaaataaaattttacctcTTGGAAAATGGTAGACATAAGCATTTCAAACTTTGCCTTTTCAGACACAACTCTCCAATTGCACATTCTTGGGATGACATTTCGTTCTTTCACAGCTATTTCAGAATTTAAATTGGATGAACATTCGTATATCCAAATGTTAAGTGCATATGGCATCCCATATAATCAATACAACTTTTTACTAACATCAAAATCCCGTCTAAGTGAACCAATTAGTTTTGAAAATGATAGCTGACCCCAAGGAAACTGCTGATATCTACCATCTTTAACCATTAGAAAGTCGACAATAGATATAGCTGTATTATCAAGAGTAGCTAATACAAATGTATGAATAAATACAGTATAGACATTTGGAGTACATCCTGATTGTTCTCCTAATTACCCATAGTGACTGCACCAggaaaatacttttgaaaaagCATACAATTAGTTTGTTCTGGGTATTTGAAATCATTGATATTTCCTTTGACCTTAAGTCCTGTTAATAATGCAAATTCATCTATACCAAATTTCAGGACACACCCGTTGGAATGTCTAATATGCAACACATTAGGGTTGCTTTGTTACAATTCTAAAAGCAATAAGCACTTAGTTATTTGGCCCTGAAAATTACATTTAGAAATGTCTAAAAAGGGTCCAAAAATTGTATCCTTAAACATTTGGATAACATTATCCCCTATGTATTTTTCAAAGTCCCTTAGGAAATTGTTGTTAAAATTGACAGCAAACCTTATTGGATGTGTTGGTATCTTTTTTATCTTGTACTTCAGTGGatgcaatttgaaaataaaacagCAAATTATAACGATATTGAAATacaaatactaaataaaacaactaataccttactgatgcatgatatcagttttcagaaattcatactacatgaataacatgtgatacatatctactacatgtatcagtgcggtgactaaacattataacatgtgatacatatctaatacatgtagCAGTACATCGActaaacactatacacactgattctatatgtatcatcaagcacaaTTGATGACAcagttattaaacttagtgaatgatacattataacaattttcaaaacatgtatcagtacataaactaaacaactaataccttactgatacattatatcagttttcagaaattcatactacatgaaaaacatgtgatacatatcaactacatgtatcagtgcattgactaaacattataacatgtggtacatatctaatacatgtatcagtacatcgaCTAAACACTGTACACACTGATTGTATATGtatcatcaatcacaagttaATGACGCAGTTATAaaacttattgaatgatacattataacaattttcaaaacttcatgatacatataaaatattatgatacacaactaattcatgtatcaattcatcatctaaaacactatacacactgattcaaaatgtatcagcaagcacccTTGATTCCTTAGactttttactaatttcaacaacgttttaagtaccaaaatactaacccgagacaatgtaggcctaacaacaacgtttgctgcttcttttttcttttttttgttgtattttgacaacctttgattttgatgttttgccagagtctttgtttgaatccttttgaagattcataggatcatgcaaagactttttcctattttctttccaattttcatcgtcagaatcatatatccttctattaattaacggatccattactatgatgtaatagaacaattaacaaaaacaaaaaagagaagaaaagaagaactgatgatggattaagaataaaaagatgCTGGTTTAAGACTatgatggattaagaagaaaaagacgatgatggattaagaagaaaaggaagaaaccaataaaatatgttggGTTAAGAAGAAGATGACGATTATGGAGAAAGAAGAACTGAAAACGTGATGGAGTAAGAACTGAACGGGATAGAAattgttcaaatttttgaaatttcaacttttttgaattttgaaattcaaaatttcaaaattgggtcttttatttaaaaataattaaaattaataattataaaatccaaaaactgatttaaaaggttgagtgttttaatggagaaaattcaaaatccaaaaactgatttaaaaggttgagtgttttaatggagaaaaaataggcattaaaatgggtaattgtgtattataggagagagaatgttatgtatctataaacttacactaaaattaaaaaaaagggaattatgtaatatttaaaaaaagaagggaaaattagagaatataaaacttataggtgtgtatttaagttatttttccataGATAAATTGATAGATAAATTTTTGGTTGTTTAATGATATTTAAAAGTTCTTTAATATGCAATAACTATTTTTCTATGGTAGATCATAATATTTTCTCTCATGTAATTTCGTATATGTCCATATTTGGACTCGAGCTTACACATGAATGGGCCATGGAGGCCCAAAATGTCGTTCTTCTCTTAAATTAGCCTCATCATCATTGTGGaaaggaagctaaaataaaggTTGAAGGGTGCTGATATATAATAGATATACAACTGATTTGCAAATATATATAGGTGATATACAAAGTCAAAAATGGGCTGGCTGCAGCATTAGGTCTCGCAATTGCAGTGAGTAACATGGTGACAATCATATTAGTTTGGCAAAAGGGTCTGGCAGACCCCTATACTTGTATATGTTTGTATTCTGCATCCTTTTACTTAACCATTTATCAAATAAACCCTTAAACTcaaccaaaaacaaaattttaaacccTTCCTAACATGTGTGTAACTCACTCTCCATTGAATAGATGACATGTCAAATCCATgtcattataattaataataattattattttccttacTAATCGttatttgagaaaattattaactaaatttattaaatataagataaacgaataagaatttaatttatttcataaaagtaaATCAGGCTCGTCTTCTCCGACCTTCAAAACCAGCACTTCTAAGCGGCACTCCACCAACACCGGCCAAAAAATCTTTCGCCATCGTGGTCAGTTCCTCGTGTAATCTTTCGCCTCGTTCTCTGTTTCACTGTTTTCCTTTCTTCACACCACTGATGACCCTCTGCGAACCACCAAAAATAGAGGCTCCTCTCCATCCTCTCAGCGTACCAACAGACTTCATCGCCTCCCATTCCAACGAAAAGGGACCAACCGTCGTCTCTCTCCCTCTCACACCAAAGAACCGGCAAGCACCACCGTGAAACAAGTGCTGCTTTCTCCCTACACTAATAATCTTCATGAAATTTGATGTCACGAAAGAGTCAATGTCAAGATCGGCTAAACAAGATAATGAAAGGGTGTggataagaaagaaaaatgaggTTGGGGCAGCGATGAGGTGGCTGAAAAAAAAAGGTAGTGtggggaagaagatgaagtttttttcttttcaattttttttctatagttttaattatttaaaattaaaattttaaattttaaatatcatgTTCACTTGCCTTTACATACGTGTGGTTACACTCTCTTGCCAATTCATCTATATTAATGCCACATAAGGATGATCAATGGTCAGAGGAGTTTAATATGTTGTGTTAGTTGAGTATAAGGGTTCAGTTGACAAAATATTAAGTTGAAGAGTCCACGTAAACCCATAAAAGTATAGGGTCTACTAAATCATTTCGTCTATTAGTTTCAGTGAATTCAACAACTCATTTATCTTATATCTTCTCAATAGGAAATCTTTGTGAGCTCGAAATCAATTTCCATTGTTGTTATTTGATGGAGGAGTGTGTTGGGACGCCACTAGGTCTATTTTAGGACTTGTTTGAGCTCTATTTTTGAGGCACACATTTCTTTAGTTGGTTGGGACCGATTGTCCAagttaatatcaattttttttgcatgtgtCCAACAATGCCATTTTTTGCTCGTTTGTAGTTCCCGTTTTTGAATTATCACTTTCCGAATGTCTAAGCTTTGGTATGGGATGATAAATTTGATAGTGCATCATCATTTGGTGGGAAGACAAGTATCGATCTAGAGTTTTGGGAAACACGTGATCGACTTCAAGGGTAGGCTACGAACTCACTAtccttagattttttttattgattgttcTACCACTCTAATTGTCGTAACGATTCGTCCTATCATTAGTACATTACAAGTGAACTAATCGAAAAAAAGTATATGGTTTGAGTCGCTATAGCAGCCTCAAGGTCGCTGTAGTAAAATATGGACCGCTATAGCGGGATTGTAGCTCCAATTGGGTCACTATATTAGGTAAGTTGCTGAAACGGTAGGGAAAACCACAAAAAATTGCTCATAATTACCAAGAATGTTTTggagaaagagaaaatatgacACTGGGCGAATTTCAACAGTTTTCACCATGAATCTTCGTAAGGTTTGCAATCTAATCCCTTACTTTTGTAATTCAGTTTCTAGGCCTTAGATAAGATGTTTGTGGCCCTAGGAAAGAGTTTGAATTCATCACAAGGAGGAAAAAAATTGGATTTATCAAGATATTAGGGCGTGAGACCTTGGGTTAAGAGTCAGGATGATTAAAGATTATTGTTTATTGTTGTTAAGGCATGAAAATATAATGTCTAATGATTAGTCTTTCTAGTTCTTAATTGTGTGTATGTGTATGAGAGAGAGACTATTCCATGTGAAATTCTTGTGTCATGCatgtccaaaaaataaataatgaatgtgCAATGACTTCACATTAATAATATCTTGTTTAATTTACTTGTAgtttcaaatatgaatttttattgtgctcatcattATGAATGTTGTTTGTGGTTGCTGATTGATGGGTACCACGTCGGTATACTTCCAATGATGAAATCGTATATTATATCTATACATTAATAGTTTGTATGTGAATTACATAAGATAGATCTACTAACTAGTTTCGTGAGTGAATCATGTTTACTTTTTCATTATATGATTATTGAATCTTCGACCCGAGTGatcaaaatttttatgtaaatattgagatattttttaaatagattaGAATTACATGTTAAACACTGTGGATGATGTTTTAGGAATCCATGATAAACCGAGTTATTTgttgtaatgacccaaaagctCCTTTTTAgagttttgaatatttgtttaacttaagttaattaatcgatagtttatggtctaaagtgataatttatttaagaccttatactatttagcctttatttaataaaatatgtggaTAAAACCTATCACAATTAGTacttaataaattcataaaaagaaaagaaggaagGAGAAAGACGGAACGGACGAAAGGTTTCGGCATCTTGCAAACTGCTTCAGGTACTTGCATCAAGTCTACATGTTCTTCAATAATTTCTACATATATATGCATGCCTGGaactaatattatattaaaatgggAGGGGAATGATTTGTCCATAAGGTTGTAGACTAAATAGGTGTCATATACCCCTTACTCTTTACACTTAACTTTGTTCCAATTTTTGGTTTTGCCTTTAATGTAGTGATGATTTGGCAGCCATTGCCTTTATTTTAgaattaatccttaggaaataAGAATTTAGAGATTATGAATAGGTATACAGTATGGTATTTTGACAGAACATTTGTATGGTTCAAGATTTTATCTGAAGCTTAAATCTGATATGAAGGTGTCTAGTAACCATGATGAGGTTTTACTTGTTCAAGCATGATCATTATGTGGTTATTTTTGACCTGCGACTGTTGCCCGAATTGCTTTTCATCATTTAGAAGTCAAAAGACATATTTGTTTCAACTTggcttattaaaaataataacaataataataattaaaacttgACCCTAGGCTTGAAACTTGGAATTTTTGATAATTGAAATATCAATTGACCTTAACATTAGGAACTTGATTGTATACTCGAGTAAGTTTTTGAGTGAGTTTAGAGTCTAGACTAGACACAAAGTGATGTGGATATTTTTTTCGTCTTGAAATCTTATTATGGAcaattatttgaatagattgctttgaatttgaacttcaaaGAAAGGGGAAGATTCAAGTTCCGAAGTGATTGTTcaactatttgaggcaagtgtaTTTCTAacctcttgttaagcgtatgaaattcgtgtattcccttgtgtggtgttgagaatgatttgaagacttgttgcttatttgttggtgttgtattccttgttgtaaattgcgctttggtatcaaaatggttatctcctcattttcatttgagcatgtcatttgcattgtatctgagacatggttgtggtaagaggatgtaccatttcgaaggacgtatcgcgcgccgtgaaAGTTACTATTATcaagggtcgtgtcgtgcgccgcgacagatgcttggacagatatgtcccccatgggtccctgACTAAGatacagcgggtgtgtatcgttaagaaagacatgcatcattatatttgacattgcatctcatggcattgcacattttattattgatgaacttgaacacgtatgttgctgatcttgtgagtgtttttcTGTGAAgtttgtgactgttgaatattgagttgttattgagaatgtgtaaactgatagggtgtggttattgagttgtgtgtttggtaaatttttaattgtcaggctgtagcgtggaggtttagatggggtgtaaggagtacccgtattttgttcacttaacttgtgtttagaggtttgcttgttgggtaccgcgtggtttggtactcaacccttgcttctacaaatttttgtaggttacgagctcGGATAtttgtgataccttccattctcttcgtttcaaaggcatcttgtggaggattgtgaggtagctgcttgtcatctcagcgagctttcctactccagtttatgactttgtttttacttgaaagacaacttcattttagatttctattttatttcaattcttatatttacattagaggcttgtgcacgtgacaaccttgttttggggattgaattaatatgactaggtttcatactagaaattgttgttggattgtcatttacttccgcactttgttagatattgggttttaggctgacttgtcttggtgggataagacaagtgccatcacacctatttttgggtcgtgacaaaatggtatcaaagccccaggttcataggtctcatgtgtttacaagccgagtctacgtagagtctcaaggatcagtacggagacgtctgtacttatctctGAGAGGCTACGAGGATTACTAGGAATCTTTTTTTTgctcattctttctcatcgtgcgtagtCACCTTCcttagtactgagttgttgtatactcttttgacagatgacgaggactagaactaatgttactggtggtagaggggaggcacttcccgaggcaattgttgaggccccagctagaggtaggggtagatctcgagctagaggtcgtgctagtagtacgacagtagctagaggtcgtggacgtggagcagcaccagtgagaggtcgtgctagagaTGTCTCTAAAagaacctcagattgatggcagagaggaccaggttcctcctGATCCagtagtcacacctttgcttcaggatgcactattgagggtgttaagtgtgctagagggcttttctcagggtggtggggcgactaccacaccacatgactctcgtactagagagggggctcagaaccaagagcagcaacaagctccAATTGTTCAGGATGTGGTGGGTcaactaccagtagatcccgcagttcagaatgatgttgcaccagcagttgggggtcaagttgcatcgatggttattctgacagaggatgagtagcgtaggtatgagagatttcgaaaaatggacccacctcagtttcatggtgggaagagcgaggacgctcatgagtttctaactacctgccgagagttactagaggtggttggattagctgagtcacatggggttcgatatgctacactccagcttcgtggaccagcgagagactggtggaggacttattcaGGGGTTTTGCCtgttggatctcctccagtgacttgggagctGTTTTCTAGTGCATTGCAAGATCGTTTCATACTATgaagcgtgagagaggagagtcgcttgaggtttgagagtctgagacaggatggtttatcggttacagagtatgaggcgcgttttttctagttgtctaggcatgcatttggccattattccaaatgagacagagaggatccgcaggtttgtgaggggattgactttctctatcaggttAGCTGTGTTTCGGACATCTAGGGAGGGGGCTTCTTTCAAGTTCATTGTGAGCACTGCCAAAGAGgcggaattgatggagagagaggagttcGGAGACACTAAAAGGGCCCGTATATCAGTCCAGTTTCATGGTGTCTCATCcggaggtaggggatcacagagagtgagtggttctttttagcagcggggacctattcatgcatctatgccgatatttgagggtggccagacatctaggggttcttatagcCCGGGTAAGGGCTCGTACGGTTCACAGCGGCGACCTACAGGGCGAGgcaattatagtgggttttcagggtccacacagAAGTTTCCAGGTCAGAAATTTTGTTCTACTTGTGGAGATCCTGATCACTtaatgcggcagtgtacttTTCAAAGGGGTAGTGATgggcctcgacctaattcttcattccagactagaccaccagcaccacagggtagaggtcgtggtagagttcagtcaggtagcagtgatagagtttctagttgtggtgttgcagctcagcagagtgggggtagaggtaccacccaggatggaggtggacgaggaggccactgctatgctttccccgggagacctgaggcggagacctctgatgctgttattacaggtatcatcccagtatgccatcgacccgcgtctgtgttgtttgatccaggttctacattgtcttatgtgtctacgtattttgctgctaaatttgatatgatatgtgatagcatgactgtacccattcgtgtttctacacccgtgggtaagctcttagtggtggatcgagtgtatcgatcctgtcttaTTTCATTGGCTGGGTATGAaacttgggtagacttaatcattctggggatggtagactttt
Coding sequences within it:
- the LOC138338616 gene encoding uncharacterized protein, giving the protein MAKDFLAGVGGVPLRSAGFEGLKVKGNINDFKYPEQTNCMLFQKYFPGAVTMATLDNTAISIVDFLMVKDGRYQQFPWGQLSFSKLIGSLRRDFDVTVKERNVIPRMCNWRVVSEKAKFEMLMSTIFQENACSNIAPTAEEIEAFDLAQVEHAHSSSLPLVQPNEEDDFDNFYTKPPEQLLRTYSRVSDTSPPPPPKRRKKGIIQKKKVSEHNQPDQSNVSLIPDDDVHVSMSNLPPSSNVDDVHGSIPHVSPKSTADVHGSVPDVSPNLAADVHGSADSQNVNNINPHIEELKGHLKTYANTSTFQSDKQTSQQIPIDLSDMSGVAEDVVGFSGKNGEHQIVEDAGDVAVDGVGVSVNEGEQLVSDTPKDGDAHQSHQDLNEHIMEQDVDDNVQHNIPHESSISTTISPSTQAAIDALIKDLGKDPTNARPLYSYNPQNITSDSQLPTDIPIMEIAVKTDSVTPTHRNRMPSRRIQSPYCTFFGSSEKGKEKLKDMTRLHFPFEECCITDQVSAKLTEDYMNWLSRGLLKNHNNKNPLDDKYRSKSSSFEFMMMDFVVAFPMNKNWFYAMSQPNKCWSDEHGSIQIHNNPLLVHVTCKNCYDRYYMDDDDDSLTIQEHIDRASVLSVHERSIINIIKGFGIPAALPWHLVDEVYIPINCDQEFHWVLAIVELKNRVMRVFDSSISTRKKTIPHEIKMLSKMLPSYLLDSEFFEENERTKFSDCHAYKDNITGSILDPQVSFMIEFAQENPKQECGSLDCGLYVTAFAEYMSDQINISYADFSPDYLRQRYGALLWSYGSEKAKCGYVSDNDDPPKSRGIVIPPPEEDLVHIV